From the Shewanella amazonensis SB2B genome, one window contains:
- a CDS encoding sigma-54-dependent transcriptional regulator, translating to MNQNEAIAKPLPTAVSVLIVDDEPGMRSFLNKALSKKFALVETAGSVEEAEQLRSRCHFDLIIVDIRLPGRSGIEWHEALSDEDRRSDIIFMTGYADMEVAIQALRAGASDFIMKPFHLEQMLKAVDRAIERRLLKRENLMLRREVSIGYSSSIIGNSAAMQEVKNIIARVAPTNAVVLIEGESGTGKELVARQLHQLSGRQGPFVPVNCGAIAPELLESELFGHAAGSFTGAKGAREGLFSFASGGTIFLDEIGEMPLKMQTALLRVLEQKAIRPVGSEKEVSIDVRVVAATNRKLADEVEAGHFRRDLFYRLNVLEIQIPPLRDRPEDVVELTHHFTRVLGAELGVRELVWSHEDLSRLQQHDWPGNIRELRNMIERSILLGKPPAEYWKTTIKEVEPGQFGFPLEWPLKDVEKHHVLAVVEAHGGNKSAAARDLGVSRKTLDRKFKEWFGTDSDEEE from the coding sequence ATGAACCAGAACGAAGCCATTGCAAAACCTCTGCCTACTGCCGTGTCTGTGCTGATTGTTGATGATGAGCCGGGCATGCGTTCCTTTTTAAATAAGGCGCTGTCGAAAAAGTTCGCCCTGGTGGAAACCGCCGGCAGCGTGGAAGAAGCAGAACAGCTCAGAAGTCGCTGCCACTTCGATTTGATCATTGTCGATATTCGTTTGCCGGGGCGTTCCGGTATTGAATGGCATGAAGCCCTGTCGGACGAGGACAGACGCTCAGACATTATTTTCATGACCGGCTATGCCGATATGGAAGTGGCCATTCAGGCGCTGCGGGCCGGAGCTTCCGACTTCATCATGAAGCCGTTCCACCTGGAACAAATGCTAAAAGCGGTGGACAGGGCCATAGAGCGCAGGCTGCTCAAGCGGGAAAACCTGATGCTGCGCCGCGAAGTGTCTATCGGTTATTCCTCCAGCATCATTGGCAACAGTGCTGCCATGCAGGAAGTGAAAAACATCATTGCCCGGGTGGCGCCCACCAACGCCGTGGTGCTGATTGAAGGCGAGTCAGGCACGGGCAAAGAGCTGGTGGCCAGACAACTGCATCAACTCTCTGGCCGTCAGGGACCCTTCGTGCCGGTTAACTGTGGTGCCATCGCCCCTGAACTGCTGGAGAGTGAACTCTTTGGCCATGCAGCTGGCTCCTTTACCGGCGCCAAGGGTGCCCGTGAAGGGCTGTTCAGCTTTGCGTCGGGCGGCACCATCTTCCTCGATGAAATCGGTGAAATGCCGCTGAAGATGCAAACTGCGCTGCTTAGGGTGCTGGAGCAAAAAGCCATCCGTCCTGTCGGCAGTGAAAAAGAGGTCAGTATCGATGTGCGTGTGGTGGCTGCCACCAACCGCAAGCTGGCTGATGAAGTGGAAGCTGGACATTTCCGCCGCGATCTCTTCTATCGATTGAACGTGCTCGAAATTCAAATACCGCCCCTGAGAGACCGACCCGAAGATGTCGTCGAGTTGACCCATCACTTCACCCGGGTGCTCGGGGCTGAGCTGGGTGTGCGTGAGCTGGTGTGGAGCCACGAAGACTTAAGCCGCCTTCAGCAACACGACTGGCCGGGGAATATCCGCGAACTGCGCAACATGATTGAGCGCAGCATCCTCTTGGGTAAGCCCCCGGCGGAATACTGGAAAACTACCATCAAGGAAGTTGAACCGGGTCAGTTTGGGTTCCCGCTGGAGTGGCCACTCAAGGACGTGGAAAAACATCATGTACTGGCGGTGGTTGAGGCCCATGGTGGCAATAAGTCGGCAGCAGCCCGTGATTTGGGCGTATCCCGCAAGACCCTGGATCGAAAATTCAAAGAGTGGTTTGGCACTGACAGTGACGAGGAAGAATAA